One window from the genome of Vidua chalybeata isolate OUT-0048 chromosome 3, bVidCha1 merged haplotype, whole genome shotgun sequence encodes:
- the LOC128786255 gene encoding uncharacterized protein LOC128786255, whose product MWEMFQVGIPGIPGQNPWWESRWEFWAGIPGILALGITWPGMWEMRRSRCEFPEFRAGTPGGNVGDDPGGNSQNSGRDFQVGILVGIPGDVPGGNSGNSGPESLVGMWEMIQVGIPRIPSWNPGGNSRRCSRWQFREFRVGIPGGSGIFGNFGKRSRDCWKLDLGFLGIGSGIFGNWVWDFWDFWELDPGLLGNGSGIFGIFGNLIQDFWEMGLGFLGTGSRIFGIFAKWTWDFWDFWELDPGFLGLESRIFGNWMRDFWGLDLGFLGNGFRICGILGKRIWDFWELGLGFLGIRSGIFGKWIWDFLGIGSGIFGKWIWDFLGIGSGILGIFGKQIRDFWAIPRTSTRPWWSCARTAGNGNGSGIVGKRIWDCWEMGLGFLGVLGNGSGIFGKWVWNFWEFWELDWGFFGKRIWDFWELDLEFFWEMDLEFLGIGSGIVGKGIWECWERDLGFWGKESGIFGKWIWDFWDVDPGFLGNGCGAFGQFPELLLGHGGAVRERREMETDPGLLGNGSGIFGKWIRDCWEMGLGFFWEMDLGFLGMGSGIFGIFGKRIWDFWEWDPGFLGFLGNGSGIFGNWIWDFWDFWETDLGFLGNRSGIFGKWIGIFGIFGKGIWDFWEIGLGFLGIGLGIFGKWIWDFWELDWGFLGNGSGIFGNWIGDFWEMDLGFLGFLGNGSGIFGK is encoded by the exons ATGTGGGAGatgttccaggtgggaattccaggaattccgGGCCAGAATCCCTGGTGGgaatccaggtgggaattctgGGCGGGAATCCCTGGGATTCTGGCCCTGGGAATTACCTGGCCTGGAATGTGGGAGATGAGGCGTTCCAGGTGcgaattcccggaattccgggCCGGAACCCCCGGTGGGAATGTGGGAGATGATCCAG gtgggaattcccagaattcGGGGCGGGATTTCCAGGTGGGAATCCTggtgggaattccaggagatGTTCCAGGTGGGAACTCTGGGAATTCCGGGCCAGAATCCCTGGTGGGAATGTGGGAGAtgatccaggtgggaattcccagaattcccagctggaatccaggtgggaattccaggagatGTTCCAGGTGGcaattccgggaattccgggtgggaattccaggtgggtctggaatttttgggaattttgggaaacGGAGCCGGGATTGTTGGAAATTGgatctgggatttttgggaattggATCCGGGATTTTTGGAAATTGggtctgggatttttgggatttttgggaattggATCCGGGATTGTTGGGAAATGggtctgggatttttgggatttttgggaatttgatccaggatttttgggaaatgggtctgggatttttggggacaGGAtccaggatttttgggatttttgcgAAATGGacctgggatttttgggatttttgggaattggATCCGGGATTCTTGGGACTTGAAtccaggatttttgggaattggatgcgggatttttggggattggatctgggatttttgggaaatggATTcaggatttgtgggattttggggaaaaggatctgggatttttgggaactgggtctgggatttttgggaatcagatctgggatttttgggaaatggatctgggattttttgggaatcggatctgggatttttgggaaatggatctgggattttttgggaatcGGATCCgggattttagggatttttggCAAACAGATCCGGGATTTTTGGGCAATTCCCAGAACTTCTACTCGGCCATGGTGGAGCTGTGCGAGAACGGCGGGAAATGGAAACGGATCCGGGATTGTTGGGAAACGGATCTGGGATTGTTGGGAAATGggtctgggatttttgggagttttgggaAACGGATCcgggatttttgggaaatgggtctggaatttttgggagttttgggaattggattggggattttttgggaaacggatctgggatttttgggaattggatctggaatttttttgggaaatggatctggaatttttgggaattggATCCGGGATTGTTGGGAAAGGGATCTGGGAATGTTGGGAAAGGgatctgggattttggggaaaggaatccgggatttttgggaaatggatctgggatttttgggatgtggATCCGGGATTTTTGGGAAACGGATGCGGGGCTTTTGGGCAATTCCCAGAACTTCTACTCGGCCATGGTGGAGCTGTGCGAGAACGGCGGGAAATGGAAACGGATCCGGGATTGTTGGGAAACGGATCcgggatttttgggaaatggATCCGGGATTGTTGGGAAATGggtctgggatttttttgggaaatggatctgggatttttgggaatgggatccgggatttttgggatttttgggaaacggatctgggatttttgggaatgggatccgggatttttgggatttttgggaaacggatctgggatttttgggaattggatctgggatttttgggatttttgggaaacggatctgggatttttgggaaataggtctgggatttttgggaaatggatcgggatttttgggatttttgggaaagggatctgggatttttgggaaataggtctgggatttttgggaattggattggggatttttgggaaatggatctgggatttttgggaattggattggggatttttgggaaatggatctgggatttttgggaattggattggggatttttgggaaatggatctgggatttttgggatttttgggaaatggatccgggatttttgggaaatag